A stretch of the Aegilops tauschii subsp. strangulata cultivar AL8/78 chromosome 4, Aet v6.0, whole genome shotgun sequence genome encodes the following:
- the LOC109757901 gene encoding uncharacterized protein: MSAETDETAAGGLAGEMEVEAYRRLFPLAFLERHLRESVRPDARRLAEARPTTVALGAVSSAHGSALVRLGDTAMLASIKLEVMSPPAETPDQGSVAVEFHMPPICSPLVRPGRPAEAAPVISKALEDVLMSSGMLNLKELCLISGKASWVAYLDVYCLNADGSLFDAALISVVAAFTHLEIPLVSVGDDGRVFTVGGNEGKTKYELVNREKRKLTLGDIPFPLTCALHKDSILADPTAEEESIIETSVTVVLDSSGRLVSIQKPGGGVTSMATIKACIGLAKERGQKLKEILTDSVEAMEVDQAE; this comes from the exons ATGAGCGCGGAGACCGACGAGACGGCGGCCGGCGGGCTCGCGGGGGAGATGGAGGTCGAGGCGTACCGCCGCCTCTTCCCCCTCGCGTTCCTCGAGCGTCACCTCCGCGAGTCCGTCCGGCCTGATGCCCGCCGCCTCGCCGAAGCCCGCCCCACCACCGTCGCGCTCGGCGCCGTCTCCTCCGCGCACGGCTCTGCCCTCGTCCGCCTCGGTGACACC GCCATGCTCGCGTCGATCAAGCTCGAGGTGATGTCGCCCCCTGCCGAGACCCCGGACCAAGGATCAGTCG CTGTGGAGTTTCACATGCCGCCTATCTGCTCCCCGCTTGTAAGACCAGGACGGCCAGCAGAGGCTGCGCCGGTCATCTCCAAGGCCCTGGAGGATGTCCTCATGAG CTCTGGGATGTTAAATTTGAAGGAGCTCTGTTTGATCAGTGGGAAGGCTTCGTGGGTAGCATATCTG gatgtctatTGTTTGAATGCTGATGGATCTCTGTTTGATGCTGCACTGATCTCAGTGGTGGCTGCATTTACACATT TGGAAATTCCCCTAGTATCTGTTGGTGATGATGGTAGAGTGTTTACTGTTGGAGGCAATGAAGGCAAAACCAAATATGAATTGGTAAACAGAGAAAAGAGGAAGCTTACTCTTGGTGACATCCCATTTCCTCTCACATGTGCACTTCACAAGGATAGTATTCTAGCGGACCCAACTGCTGAAGAGGAATCAATAATAGAGACCTCTGTGACAGTTGTTCTAGATTCTTCCGGACGCTTAGTGTCAATACAGAAACCTGGAGGTGGAGTGACGTCCATGGCAACAATTAAG GCGTGCATTGGCTTGGCAAAAGAAAGAGGACAAAAGTTGAAGGAAATACTCACGGACTCCGTTGAAGCAATGGAAGTCGACCAAGCTGAATAA